The genomic interval AGGCGATGGCGGGGCGGCTGCGCCTTCGGCGATGAAGACGGGATGGGTAGGCTAGGATGCCCCCGTGACGATTCCCGCGCAGCGGCGGCCCATCCGAGCGCCCTGGCGCGTGCGCCTGCACGAGGTGATCTTCGAGGCCGACACGCCCGCCGGGCGCGCGTTCGACATCGTCCTGCTCGTGGCGATCCTGGCGAGCGTCCTCGCCGTGATGCTCGAGAGCGTCGCGGCCATCCGGCGCCAGTGGGGCCGAGCGCTCGACGTGGTGGAATGGTCGATCACCATCGCCTTCACGGTCGAGTACGTGCTGCGCCTCCTGGCCGTCGATCGGCCGTGGCGCTATGTCCGCAGCTTCCTGGGCATCGTCGACTTCCTGGCCATCGTGCCCACCTACCTCGGCATCCTCGCGCCCGAAGCGCAGTCGCTCATCGTGATCCGGACCATTCGTTTGCTGCGGGTGTTTCGGATCTTCAAGCTCTCCCCGTTCCTCGGCGAGGCGGAGCAGCTTCGCCAGGCCATGGGCGCGAGCCGCCGGAAGATCACGGTGTTCCTGGGTGTCATCGTCACCGTCATGGTCATGATGGGCACGGTGATGTACGTGGTCGAGGGGGAGGCGTACGGCTTCACCAGCATCCCCGTCAGCATGTACTGGGCGGTGGTGACCATGACCACCGTGGGCTACGGCGACATCGCGCCGAAGACGCCGCTGGGGCAATTCCTGGCCGCGCTGCTCATGATCCTCGGCTACGCCATCATCGCGGTCCCCACCGTATCGTGTCGGCGGAGCTGGCCCGGACGTCTCGTCCGGTGTCCCGGCAGGCGTGCCCGGGCTGCGGCGCCGAGGGGCACGATGTCGATGCCATCCACTGTAAGTACTGTGGCGCGAGCCTCTGAAGCCTTCCGTGGCGTGCTATCCTCGCCGCTAGGCAACGGCATGAGCTCCTCGGCCCCCCGTCGTCGCGAATGGCCCGGCGCGTCGCTCGCCCGCGTCCCCTACTGGGTGTACCAGGACGGCGCGAACTACCGCGAGGAGCTTCGTCGCATCTTCGAGGGGCCGGTGTGGAACTACGTCGCGCTGGAGTCGGATCTGACGCGGCCCGGCGACTACCGGACCACGTTCGTGGGCGAGATGCCGGTGATCGTGGTGCGCGGCGAGACCGGGGCCATTCATGCCTTCGAGAATCGCTGCGCGCATCGCGGCGCCCTCATCGCGCTCGACGACGGTGGGTCCACAGGCAAGCGCTTCCAGTGCGTGTACCACGCCTGGAGCTACGACCTCGAGGGCTCGCTGGTGAGCGTGGCCTTCGAGAAGGGCGCCCACGGCAAGGGCGGCATGCCCGCGTCCTTCTGCAAGGCCGAGCATGCGCCGCGGCGCCTGCGCACCGCGACGCTGGGCGGTCTCGTCTTCGCGACGCTCGACCCTGCGGCGCCGCTGCTGGACGCCTACCTCGGCGAGGCGGTGCGCGCCCGCCTGCTCCGCGTGCTCAACCGCCCCGTCCAGGTGCTGGGCCGCTTCGTCCAGGCCCTGCCCAACAACTGGAAGCTTTACGTGGAGAACGTGAAGGACACGTATCACGCGAGCCTGCTCCACACCTTCTTCAGCACGTTCCGCATCACCCGCCTGACCCAGGGGGGCGGAGTGCTGGTGAGCCCGGACGGCGCTCATCATGCGAGCGCCACCATCGATCGCGGTGAGGACCGCGACAGCACCGCGTACCGCGACCAGGGCATCCGCTCGGAGAGCGAGCGCCTCCGCCTGATCGACCCGAGCCTGCTCGACACCGTGAAGGAGTTCGGCGACGACGTCCAGCTCCAGATTCTCACCGTGTTTCCGAGCCTGGTCGTCCAGCAGGTCTACAACGCCCTCGCCATCCGCCAGGTCATTCCCAAGGGCCCCGACGCGATGGAGCTGCACTGGACCTATCTCGGATTCGCCGACGATTCGGCGGAGATGCGCCGGCGGCGCCTGCGCCAGGCCAATCTGGTGGGCCCGGCCGGCTACGTCTCCATGGAGGACGGCTGCGTCGGCGGCTTCGTGCAGCGGGGCGTGGCCGCCGCCGGCGACACGCTCTCGATCGTGAACATGGGAGGCGAGGGCGCGGAGTCGCAGGACACCCGCGCCACCGAGGCGGCGGTGCGCGGGTTCTGGAAGGCGTACCGCGGGTATATGGGCTACTAGCCTATGCTCGATCGCGTGAGCCAGCTCAACGCCGAGTACGCCCGCGCCATCGACGACGACCGGCTGGAGGACTGGCCGGGGTTCTTCACCGATCCGTGCCTCTACTCGATCACGTCCGCGGACAATCATCGCCAGGGCATGCCCGCGGGGGTGATCTACGCCGACTC from Candidatus Methylomirabilota bacterium carries:
- a CDS encoding aromatic ring-hydroxylating dioxygenase subunit alpha, whose translation is MSSSAPRRREWPGASLARVPYWVYQDGANYREELRRIFEGPVWNYVALESDLTRPGDYRTTFVGEMPVIVVRGETGAIHAFENRCAHRGALIALDDGGSTGKRFQCVYHAWSYDLEGSLVSVAFEKGAHGKGGMPASFCKAEHAPRRLRTATLGGLVFATLDPAAPLLDAYLGEAVRARLLRVLNRPVQVLGRFVQALPNNWKLYVENVKDTYHASLLHTFFSTFRITRLTQGGGVLVSPDGAHHASATIDRGEDRDSTAYRDQGIRSESERLRLIDPSLLDTVKEFGDDVQLQILTVFPSLVVQQVYNALAIRQVIPKGPDAMELHWTYLGFADDSAEMRRRRLRQANLVGPAGYVSMEDGCVGGFVQRGVAAAGDTLSIVNMGGEGAESQDTRATEAAVRGFWKAYRGYMGY